The window ACGCCCACAGGACGACCAGCGCCGCGACGACGCTCTGGAGGACGAGCTGGGCGGCGTCGACCGCCAGCCGGACGGGGTCGTACCGCGCCACGTCCCCGTCGTCCTCCTCCTCGACGCGGAACCCGCTGCTGCGGGCGACGAACAGCACGACTGCGAGGCCGGCGACGGCGTAGCCGAGCACCTGCCACGCCGGCCGCTCCCAGGCGATCCACCACATCTCGACGGTGAGCAGGCCCATGACGCCGGCGACGATCAGGGCGCCGGTGACGCCCCGGACCTGGTTCCGGAGGACGCGTTCGATCGACGTCACGGCGACCGCCTCGCGTTCCGTGTTCCGGACACGCCCGTGACTACGGCTGAGACGTCCTTAAATCACCAGACGGACGGTGTGGGGACGGGACGCGGCCCGACGGAGGACGGCGCGACGCGGCAGCCGGCGACCGTCGGGCAGTCGACCGGCCCGCCCGTCCGTTCGGCGGCTACGGCAGCAGTTCCTCGTCACAGGACTTGCAGACTGACAGCCCGTACCTGACGCCGGCGCTCGCGTCCGCGTCGCAGAGCTCGCACGTCCTGACGGAGCCGAACGCCTCGGGTGGCAGCGTCTGTCTGTCGAGCGATGATCGCCGAGATCGGGACCGTTCGATGGGGGTGTTGGGTCCGAACACGGCGGCTTCACTCAGGGGCCGGAGGCGGAAGAATCCTTGTCTGGCTGACACCTAGTCGCCGGCCGGCCTACCCGAGCAGGTTGTCCACGAGGTCCCGCGCCGCCGCGACGCGCTCGTCGGCGTCCTCGTCACCCGTGGAGTCGACCTCGGAGAGCAGGTGGTCGACCTGCTCCAGGCGCTCCTGCCGGACGGCGGGATCGAGGTCGCTCCGCGCGAGGTCGTCCGCGATCGCCTCGGCTTCGCCGAGCCAGCGGCTCGCTGTCCGCTCGACGGGTCGCTCGGCCGTCGCGGCGAGGTGCTCGTGGAGGTCGCGGAGGCGGTCGTCGGTCACGACCGACGGTTGCGGGCGACGGGCCAAAAGGCCCGCGTCGAATCACTCTTGCGTCCGGGGAACACAGGGGTGAGCGATGGCCGAGACCGTCCTCGTCGCGGGCACCGCCAGCCACGTCGGCAAGTCGACGGTCGCGGCGGGCCTGTGCCGGCTGCTGTCCGACCGCGGGGTCGACGTCGCGCCGTTCAAGGCCCAGAACATGAGCAACAACGCCCGCGCCGTGGCCAGCGCGACGGGCGAGGGCTGGGGCGAGGTCGGCGTATCGCAGTACGTCCAGGCGCGCGCGGCCGGGATTCCGGCCACCACCGATCACAACCCCGTCCTGCTGAAGCCCCGCGGCGACGGCGAGTCGCAGGTCGTGCTCCACGGCGAGGCGGTGGGCCACTACGAGGCCGGCGAGTACTACGACGAGCACTGGGACGACGCGCTCGCCGCGGCGCGCGAGTCACACGAGCGCCTCGCGGCCGACCACGACGTCGTCGTCGCGGAGGGCGCCGGCTCCATCGCGGAGATCAACCTCCGCCACCGCGACCTGGCGAACCTGGAGACGGCCCGCTTCGCGGACGCGGACGTCCTGCTGGTCGCGGACATCGAGCGCGGCGGCGTCTTCGCGTCGCTGGTGGGGACGCTCGAACTCCTGCCCGACGACGTCCGCGAGCGGGTCGTCGGGTGCGTGATCACGAAGTTCCGCGGCGACCGGTCGCTGCTGGCCCCCGGCCTCGACGAGTTCGAGGAGCGGACCGGCGTGCCCGTCCTGGGCGTGCTGCCCCACGACGACCCCGGGCTCCCGGAAGAGGACAGCCTCGCGCTGCCCGACGAGGGCGAACGGGCCGTCCGCGGCGACGACGACGGCGTTCCCCGGGAACGGTCCGTGACGGTCGGCGTCCTGCGTCTGCCGCGTATTTCCAACGCCACCGACGTCGAGCCGCTGGTCCGCGAGCCCGGCGTCCGGGTTCGGTACGTTCCGCCGACGGGCTCGCTCGACGATCTGGACGCCCTCGTCCTCCCGGGGACGAAGAACACCGTCGACGACCTGCTGGCGCTCCGCGAGGCGGGCATGGACGAGCGGATCCGGGCGTTCGACGGCCCCGTCGTCGGCCTCTGCGGCGGCTACCAGCTGCTCGGCGAGCGGATCGAGAACGCCGCCGTCGAGGGGACGGGCGAGCGCGAGGCGGTCGCGGGGATCGGTCGCCTGCCGGTGGAGACGCGCTTCCGCGAGGACAAGGCGGTCCGGGCGGTCACTCGCGAGGTCGTCGGCGCCGGCCCGCTCGCCGGCTTCGAGGGCGAGGTGTCGGGGTACGAGATCCACATGGGTCGGACCGAGCGCCGCGGCGGGACGCCGGTCGGCGAGACGGGCGTCGCGAGCGGCGCGGTCCTCGGAACCTACCTCCACGGCCTGTTCGAGAACCCGGCAGCGAGAGATGCCTTCGTGGAAAATATCTACGAGGCGGCCGGTCGTGAGCGGCCGGGGGCCGCGCGGGAGCAGGGGGACCCGGCCGACCGCGCGGCCGACCTGCTACGCGAGCACGTCGACGTGTCCGCTCTTATCGGGTGAACGCACCGCGCCCCGGTGACGGCCGACGCCGCGCGGCCAGTTGTACACCAGAAAGCTTTCCCTGCGATAGCGTGACCAGTGAACGAACTCATGGCCCCCCTGACGCGACGGCGCGCCCTCCACGGAGCCGCCGGACTGGTCGCCGCGCTGGCCGGCTGTAGCGGCACCGGCTTCGCCGAGTCCGAATCGACACGCTCGTCGACCCCGACTGCAGCCGCCCGGGACGCATCCGGACGCAACTCGGAGACCGATCCGCCACTCGTGACGATCCGGTCGGACGCCGACCGACCGCCGGTCTGGTTCGCCGACGAGGACGGCGGCGGCCGAGCGACCGCCGGTGAACGCCACTACCACGGCGACAGGACGGTGATCGACGGCGCGGACCGGGCCGAGCGCGTCCGGGTCGCCGGCGGAGTCGACGCCGAGCCCGTCCGGTCGTTCCTCGACGAGACCGACTTCGAGGCGGAGACCGTCTACCTGGAGGTCAACCGGGTAGAGGAGTGCTTCCGGCTGGAACTGTGCCGGATCCAGTGGCAGTCCGACGAGGTCCAGACCGACTACGGGCGCGTCCTCCGCCCGTACGACGAGCGCTGCGAGGCCGACGCGAAGGTCTACGAGGCCCGCCTGATCCGTATCCCCGACGCGATCGACCACGAGGACGTGCACGGCTACGGCTCCTCGGTCGGCGGCGGCGCCTGCGGTGAGCGAGTGGCCCGTGCGAGGGCTGGAGGCGACAGCAGCAGTGTAGCCGACAGCAACGACAGCGCGTCCGGGTCGGGAGGTGCCCAGTGATGCCCGACAGCGGACGAATCACCCGGCGCGGACTGCTCGGAATCGTCGGCGCGTCGGCGCTCGCCGGGTGCAGTTCCCTCGAAGGTATCGGGGGCGGGGACGGCGGGCCGACGATCGACACCTACCACCTGCCCGACGTCGACGAGGAGGCCGAACCCGCGGTGGTCGCATCGGTGCCGGTCGACGTCGGCTCGGAGTACCTCGGCGGCGCCCGCGACCGGATCGACGAGCTGCTGTCGACGCTGCCGACGCCGTTCGGCCCCGACGCCATTCCCAACGGCCACGTCCGGGACCGGCTCGTCCACGCGGCCGAGGACGCGACGACCGCGGGGAGCGAGGCTCGCAGCGCCGAGACGGAGTTCGAGGCGCTCCAGTCGCTGCAGCGCGGCCGCGAGCGGGCCCGCTACGCGGCCGCCGGGTGGGCCGTCGCCGACGAGGGACTGACGGTCGACGACGTCCGCGAGGAGCGACGCGAGGCCGTCACCGAGGCCGCTGAGTTCCGGGAACGCCGCGAGTACGTCGGCGCGGACCCGGTGCGCGCGGCGCTGGTCCACG of the Halomicrobium salinisoli genome contains:
- a CDS encoding cobyric acid synthase, with amino-acid sequence MAETVLVAGTASHVGKSTVAAGLCRLLSDRGVDVAPFKAQNMSNNARAVASATGEGWGEVGVSQYVQARAAGIPATTDHNPVLLKPRGDGESQVVLHGEAVGHYEAGEYYDEHWDDALAAARESHERLAADHDVVVAEGAGSIAEINLRHRDLANLETARFADADVLLVADIERGGVFASLVGTLELLPDDVRERVVGCVITKFRGDRSLLAPGLDEFEERTGVPVLGVLPHDDPGLPEEDSLALPDEGERAVRGDDDGVPRERSVTVGVLRLPRISNATDVEPLVREPGVRVRYVPPTGSLDDLDALVLPGTKNTVDDLLALREAGMDERIRAFDGPVVGLCGGYQLLGERIENAAVEGTGEREAVAGIGRLPVETRFREDKAVRAVTREVVGAGPLAGFEGEVSGYEIHMGRTERRGGTPVGETGVASGAVLGTYLHGLFENPAARDAFVENIYEAAGRERPGAAREQGDPADRAADLLREHVDVSALIG